Proteins encoded by one window of Aphis gossypii isolate Hap1 chromosome X, ASM2018417v2, whole genome shotgun sequence:
- the LOC114119679 gene encoding serine/threonine-protein kinase D1 has protein sequence MEEKDVTFILQLGLIRDSVTLNASSFTLRTLKEAACDFINIKCPDHSLTRLAERILLFRHNYSCDQILVPVNNVIDISDETIIEIILSGQSLSEEYESSVIKPHSLTVHSYKTPTFCDYCGQMLFGIVRQGLKCSGCNLNYHKRCVVKLLNDCGGGSRHKNRHKSSSSNLSVSTRSPSNVSLISAVSDESGISGNLLNVPLKSKSRSPSPVKIPHTFVVHSYTRPTICQHCKKLLKGIYKQGVQCKDCHYNVHKKCMDDVPKDCISDYPIDLNESGVGSESEHEGSGSKGEDDSDGENNTPSPPYVVPPMVTNSQNGQNLETVGHFTDNHTPQDDLNYVGSTSSNNIPLMRIVQSIKHTKRRCGSKVIKEGWLVHFTNKDKQRKSHYWRLDSKAITLFINDKTSKYYKEIPLSEILYIDSALVPRAPGPMHCFELKTTNLEYYVGGEEQNLSGGTNVEDNCSDTWTKGEKDWESIIQQALMPVPSNPTMSRSVNETNEQQQTVTDMSQLYQIFPDEVLGSGQFGIVYGGKHRKSGKTVAIKVIDKLRFPTKQEAALKNEVAILGKLEHPGVVNLDCMFETTERIFVVMEKLRGDMLEMILSSERRRLSERITKFLITQILIALKHLHSKNIVHCDLKPENVLLSSNSDFPQVKLCDFGFARIIGEKSFRRSVVGTPAYLAPEVLRNKGYNRSLDMWSVGVIVYVSLSGTFPFNEDEDINDQIQNAAFMYPRNPWKEISHDAIDLITNLLQVKQRKRFTVDKSLVHVWLQDYQTWCDLRELEKSTGNGTRFLTHESDDARWESFQRHSRFL, from the exons ATGGAAGAAAAAGATGTAACATTCATTTTGCAACTTGGGTTGATTCGTGATTCTGTAACATTGAATGCATCTTCTTTTACTTTAAGAACTTTAAAAGAAGCAGCAtgtgattttataaacataaaa tgTCCTGATCATAGCCTTACTCGATTAGCAGAGAGAATTTTACTATTCCGACATAATTATTCATGTGATCAAATTCTTGTACctgtaaataatgttattgataTAAGTGATGAaactataattgaaataattcttTCAg gtcaATCATTATCTGAGGAGTATGAGAGCTCAGTTATTAAACCACATTCTTTAACAGTACATTCATATAAAACTCCAACATTTTGTGATTATTGTGGTCAAATGTTATTTGGGATAGTTCGTCAAGGTTTAAAATGTTCAG gttgtaatttaaattatcacaaAAGATGTGTTGTTAAATTGCTCAATGATTGCGGAGGTGGTAGCAGACATAAAAATAGACATAAATCAAGTTCTTCTAATTTGAGTGTTTCAACTCGTAGTCCATCAAATGTTTCATTAATATCTGCAGTATCAGATGAATCG ggAATTAGTGGAAATTTGTTGAATGTACCCTTGAAGAGTAAAAGCCGATCACCCTCTCCTGTCAAAATACCACACACATTTGTTGTGCATTCATATACTAGGCCTACAATTTGTcaacattgtaaaaaattgcTTAAAGGAATTTATAAACAAGGAGTGCAGTGCAAAGATTGTCATTATAATGTGCATAAAAAGTGTATGGACGATGTACCAAAAGATTGCATTAGTGATTATCCAATTGATTTAAATG aaagcGGTGTAGGCAGTGAATCTGAGCATGAAGGGTCTGGCAGCAAAGGTGAAGACGATAGCGATGGTGAAAATAATACACCATCACCTCCTTATGTTGTTCCACCAATGGTAACTAATTCTCAGAATGGACAAAATTTG gaGACTGTAGGACATTTTACAGATAATCATACTCCTCaagatgatttaaattatgttgg ttctacatctagtaataatattccatTGATGCGAATAGTTCAATCTATCAAACATACTAAGAGACGATGTGGTTCAAAAGTTATTAAAGAGGGTTGGTTAGTTCATTTTACTAACAAAGATAAACAG AGAAAAAGCCATTATTGGAGATTGGATTCAAAAGCTATTacactatttataaatgacaaaACATCAAAGTATTACAAAGAAATTCCTTTATCTGAAATACTGTACATTGATAGTGCACTTGTTCCTCGAGCTCCTg gtCCAATGCATTGTTTTGAACTTAAAACTACTAACCttgaatattatgttggtGGTGAAGAACAAAACTTATCTGGAGGGACAAATGTTGAAGATAATTGTAGTGATACTTGGACCAAAGGAGAAAAAGACTGGGAGAGTATAATTCAACAGGCACTAATGCCTGTACCATCCAATCCTACAA tgtcACGTTCAGTTAATGAGACTAATGAGCAACAACAAACTGTCACAGATATGAGTCAATTGTATCAAATATTCCCTGACGAAGTGTTGGGTTCTGGTCAATTTGGTATCGTATATGGAG gTAAACATAGAAAATCAGGTAAAACTGttgctattaaagtaatagATAAACTAAGGTTTCCTACTAAACAAGAAGCtgctttaaaaaatgaagtagCCATTCTTGGAAAATTAGAACACCCTGGTGTGGTGAACCTTGATTGTATGTTTGAGACAACAGAACGTATTTTTGTAGTCATGGAAAAATTAAGAGGAGATATGTTGGAAATGATATTATCTAGTGAACGCAGGCGATTGTCAGAACGTATTACTAAGTTTTTGATTACCCAA atattaatagcACTTAAACATTTACATAGCAAAAACATAGTTCATTGTGATCTAAAACCAGAGAATGTACTTCTTagttcaaattctgattttccACAAGTCAAGTTATGTGATTTTGGATTTGCTCGAATAATTGGTGAAAAATCGTTTCGTCGATCAGTAGTTGGAACCCCTGCTTATCTTG CACCTGaagttttaagaaataaaggGTATAACAGATCTTTAGATATGTGGAGTGTTGGAGTTATAGTTTATGTAAGCCTAAGTGGAACATTTCCTTTTAATGAAGATGAAGACATTAATGATCAGATACAAAATGCCGCCTTTATGTATCCAAGAAATCCATGGAAAGAAATTTCACATGATG cTATTGATCTTATAACTAATTTGTTACAAGTAAAGCAAAGAAAACGATTTACTGTTGACAAATCATTAGTACACGTGTGGTTGCAG gaTTATCAAACGTGGTGTGATTTAAGAGAACTCGAAAAATCAACAGGAAATGGAACTCGATTTTTAACACATGAATCTGATGATGCCCGTTGGGAATCATTTCAAAGGCATTCAAGATTTTTATGA
- the LOC114119680 gene encoding WD repeat-containing protein 13-like isoform X1: MWQQQAFVMDSKFNAYRTSNHPNFRTLYIRRRSQLLREKSKQDDMIPGMRRKYLRIRSAILQNRYNVNVDMQSNSACSQSTSLMSLNKDKQFEIDLLPRKYDFLSSPIPTTHAQASKAIVGNSTMEENYAFNNVHHIYDQHSDAVTMLKFANNDKSKLCCASNDGTLSICDVLTSPPCVKAILRCHTGPVTGCDWSASDELIASCSIDATICFWDAIRHCCLRCVSDPFYSSVLVCLFNPINNNILITGNKAGFVCVLNVSTGMYPKGGKHKIGGQILSLAVNNSGQIIWVGNDKSEIVSLKLNSSDSSLTKCHRIVTSPNRGAITCLSWRSWISREARDPMLLANCANNILCLYRVSENDGGSLYLKKKFLVHHALSENLLRSTFCPIMSFRQGACVVTSSEDSCVYFVDVERESNYAVNKLQGHACVTLGVTFNYDETILATSDVQGIIIIWSRQCQKQPLFKDIPPYTIPN; the protein is encoded by the exons ATGTGGCAACAACAAGCTTTTGTAATGGATTCCAAATTTAACGCCTATAGAACTTCAAACCATCCAAACTTTa gaACACTGTACATTAGAAGGAGAAGTCAACTTCTCAGGGAAAAATCTAAACAAGat gaTATGATTCCAGGTAtgagaagaaaatatttacgtattaGGTCTGCAATTTTACAAAACAGATATAATGTAAATGTTGATATGCAGTCTAACAGTGCCTGTAGCCAAAGTACTAGtttg ATGAGCTTAAATAAAGACAAGCAATttgaaatagatttattacctcgaaaatatgattttttatcatcACCTATTCCAACCACTCATGCTCAAGCTTCCAAAGCTATTGTTGGAAATAGTACTATGGAAgaaaattatgcatttaataatgttcatCACATCTATGATCAG CATTCAGATGCAGTAACTATGTTGAAGTTtgctaataatgataaatcaaaattatgttgTGCGTCAAATGATGGAACTCTCAGTATTTGTGATGTTTTGACTTCACCACCATGTGTAAAAGCTATATTAAGATGTCATACAGGCCCAGTAActg gatgTGATTGGTCAGCTTCGGATGAATTAATTGCGAGTTGTTCTATTGATGCTACTATTTGCTTTTGGGATGCAATTCGACATTGTTGTTTAAGATGTGTCAGTGATCCTTTTTATTCATCTGTTTTAGTCTGTTTATTTAATCCTATCAACAACAATATTCTCATT acTGGTAACAAGGCTGgatttgtgtgtgtattaaatgtatcaaCGGGTATGTATCCAAAAGGTGGAAAGCACAAAATTGGAGGTCAAATATTATCTCTGGCAGTTAATAATAGTGGACAAATAATATGGGTTGGAAATGAcaag AGTGAAATTGTGTCTCTCAAATTAAATAGTAGTGATAGCAGTCTTACTAAGTGTCATCGAATTGTAACATCACCAAATCGTGGTGCAATTACTTGTTTGAGCTGGAGATCATGGATTAGCCGAGAAGCCAGAGATCCGATGTTACTAGCAAATTGtgcaaacaatatattatgtctttatag ggTTTCTGAAAATGACGGTGGctcattatacttaaaaaagaagtttttggTTCATCACGCTCTTAGTGAAAACCTTTTACGTTCAACATTTTGTCCTATAATGTCATTCAGACAAGGTGCTTGTGTTG ttaCAAGCAGTGAAGATTCTTGCGTTTATTTTGTTGATGTAGAAAGGGAATCTAATTATGCAGTCAATAAATTGCAAGGACATGCTTGTGTGACTTTAGgtgttacatttaattatgacGAGACTATATTAGCAACAAGTGATGTACAAGGGATAATTATTATCTGGTCTCGACAATGTCAAAAACAaccatt gtTCAAGGACATACCTCCATATACGATACCAAATTGA
- the LOC114119680 gene encoding WD repeat-containing protein 13-like isoform X2, producing the protein MWQQQAFVMDSKFNAYRTSNHPNFRTLYIRRRSQLLREKSKQDDMIPGMRRKYLRIRSAILQNRYNVNVDMQSNSACSQSTSLMSLNKDKQFEIDLLPRKYDFLSSPIPTTHAQASKAIVGNSTMEENYAFNNVHHIYDQHSDAVTMLKFANNDKSKLCCASNDGTLSICDVLTSPPCVKAILRCHTGPVTGCDWSASDELIASCSIDATICFWDAIRHCCLRCVSDPFYSSVLVCLFNPINNNILITGNKAGFVCVLNVSTGMYPKGGKHKIGGQILSLAVNNSGQIIWVGNDKSEIVSLKLNSSDSSLTKCHRIVTSPNRGAITCLSWRSWISREARDPMLLANCANNILCLYRVSENDGGSLYLKKKFLVHHALSENLLRSTFCPIMSFRQGACVVTSSEDSCVYFVDVERESNYAVNKLQGHACVTLGVTFNYDETILATSDVQGIIIIWSRQCQKQPL; encoded by the exons ATGTGGCAACAACAAGCTTTTGTAATGGATTCCAAATTTAACGCCTATAGAACTTCAAACCATCCAAACTTTa gaACACTGTACATTAGAAGGAGAAGTCAACTTCTCAGGGAAAAATCTAAACAAGat gaTATGATTCCAGGTAtgagaagaaaatatttacgtattaGGTCTGCAATTTTACAAAACAGATATAATGTAAATGTTGATATGCAGTCTAACAGTGCCTGTAGCCAAAGTACTAGtttg ATGAGCTTAAATAAAGACAAGCAATttgaaatagatttattacctcgaaaatatgattttttatcatcACCTATTCCAACCACTCATGCTCAAGCTTCCAAAGCTATTGTTGGAAATAGTACTATGGAAgaaaattatgcatttaataatgttcatCACATCTATGATCAG CATTCAGATGCAGTAACTATGTTGAAGTTtgctaataatgataaatcaaaattatgttgTGCGTCAAATGATGGAACTCTCAGTATTTGTGATGTTTTGACTTCACCACCATGTGTAAAAGCTATATTAAGATGTCATACAGGCCCAGTAActg gatgTGATTGGTCAGCTTCGGATGAATTAATTGCGAGTTGTTCTATTGATGCTACTATTTGCTTTTGGGATGCAATTCGACATTGTTGTTTAAGATGTGTCAGTGATCCTTTTTATTCATCTGTTTTAGTCTGTTTATTTAATCCTATCAACAACAATATTCTCATT acTGGTAACAAGGCTGgatttgtgtgtgtattaaatgtatcaaCGGGTATGTATCCAAAAGGTGGAAAGCACAAAATTGGAGGTCAAATATTATCTCTGGCAGTTAATAATAGTGGACAAATAATATGGGTTGGAAATGAcaag AGTGAAATTGTGTCTCTCAAATTAAATAGTAGTGATAGCAGTCTTACTAAGTGTCATCGAATTGTAACATCACCAAATCGTGGTGCAATTACTTGTTTGAGCTGGAGATCATGGATTAGCCGAGAAGCCAGAGATCCGATGTTACTAGCAAATTGtgcaaacaatatattatgtctttatag ggTTTCTGAAAATGACGGTGGctcattatacttaaaaaagaagtttttggTTCATCACGCTCTTAGTGAAAACCTTTTACGTTCAACATTTTGTCCTATAATGTCATTCAGACAAGGTGCTTGTGTTG ttaCAAGCAGTGAAGATTCTTGCGTTTATTTTGTTGATGTAGAAAGGGAATCTAATTATGCAGTCAATAAATTGCAAGGACATGCTTGTGTGACTTTAGgtgttacatttaattatgacGAGACTATATTAGCAACAAGTGATGTACAAGGGATAATTATTATCTGGTCTCGACAATGTCAAAAACAaccattgtaa